The following proteins come from a genomic window of Mustela lutreola isolate mMusLut2 chromosome 6, mMusLut2.pri, whole genome shotgun sequence:
- the LOC131832978 gene encoding putative olfactory receptor 2W6 — translation MEKHNTSSFEGFILVGFSDRPHLELILFVVVLTFYLLTLLGNMTIILLSALDSRLHTPMYFFLANLSFLDMCFTTGSIPQMLYNLRGSDKTISYLGCAIQLYFVLALGGVECVLLAVMAYDRYAAVCRPLHYTVIMHPRLCGQLASVAWLSGFGNSLIMAPQTLMLPRCGHRRVDHFLCEMPALIGMACVDTMSLEALAFALAIFIILAPLILILVSYRYIARAVFRIKSAAGRKKAFNTCSSHLIVVSLFYGTIIYMYLQPANTYSQDQGKFLTLFYTIVTPSVNPLIYTLRNKDVKEAMKKVLGKAGAEG, via the coding sequence ATGGAGAAACACAACACCAGCTCTTTCGAAGGCTTCATCCTGGTGGGCTTCTCCGACCGTCCCCACCTAGAGCTGATCCTCTTCGTGGTCGTCCTCACTTTTTACCTGCTGACTCTTCTTGGAAACATGACCATCATCTTGCTTTCCGCTCTGGATTCCCGGCTGCACACACCAATGTATTTCTTTTTGGCCAATCTCTCGTTCCTGGACATGTGTTTCACCACGGGCTCCATCCCTCAGATGCTCTACAACCTTCGGGGCTCAGACAAGACCATCAGCTATCTGGGCTGCGCCATCCAGCTCTACTTCGTCCTGGCACTAGGAGGGGTGGAGTGCGTCCTCCTGGCCGTGATGGCCTACGACCGCTACGCTGCGGTCTGCAGACCCCTGCACTACACCGTCATCATGCACCCGCGACTCTGCGGGCAGCTGGCTTCAGTGGCATGGCTCAGTGGCTTTGGCAATTCCCTCATAATGGCACCCCAGACGTTGATGCTACCCCGCTGCGGGCACAGGCGGGTGGACCACTTTCTCTGTGAGATGCCAGCACTGATCGGCATGGCCTGCGTAGACACCATGAGCCTCGAGGCGCTGGCGTTCGCCTTGGCAATCTTCATCATCCTGGCGCCACTCATCCTCATCCTCGTCTCTTACCGCTACATCGCGCGAGCGGTGTTTCGGATCAAGTCAGCCGCCGGGCGAAAGAAAGCCTTCAACACCTGCAGCTCCCACCTGATCGTCGTCTCTCTCTTCTACGGCACCATCATATACATGTACCTCCAGCCAGCAAACACTTATTCCCAGGACCAGGGCAAGTTCCTCACTCTCTTCTACACGATCGTCACTCCCAGTGTTAACCCCCTGATCTACACACTGAGAAACAAGGATGTCAAAGAAGCCATGAAGAAGGTGCTGGGGAAGGCGGGTGCAGAAGGATAG